The following coding sequences lie in one Candidatus Planktophila sulfonica genomic window:
- the argG gene encoding argininosuccinate synthase, protein MSKVLASLPVGEKVGIAFSGGLDTSVAVAWMRSKGAVPCTYTADLGQYDEPDIDSVPGRAKEYGAEISRLVDCKTPLVEEGLAAIACGAFHIRSGGKQYFNTTPLGRAVTGTLLVRAMLHDKVEIWGDGSTYKGNDIERFYRYGLLANPNLRIYKPWLDADFVRELGGRKEMSEWLVANKLPYRDSTEKAYSTDANILGATHEAKDLENLDASIEIVTPIMGVKFWDPSVSIPSEDVKIQFVQGRPVAINGKDFTDVVALMDEANKIGGRHGLGMADQIENRIIEAKSRGIYEAPGMALLFIAYERLVSAIHNEDTIANYHAEGRRLGRLLYEGRWLDPQSLMLRESLTRWVASAITGEVTIRLRRGDDFSIINTTGPALSYHPDKLSMERTEDAAFGPTDRIGQLTMRNLDIADTRAKLEMYRDQGQLGGGDFNLIKELEN, encoded by the coding sequence ATGTCTAAGGTTCTAGCTTCCCTTCCTGTTGGCGAAAAGGTCGGTATCGCCTTTTCTGGTGGTCTCGATACATCTGTTGCAGTCGCTTGGATGCGCTCAAAGGGCGCTGTTCCTTGCACCTATACCGCAGACCTTGGCCAATACGACGAGCCAGATATCGATTCAGTTCCAGGCCGCGCAAAAGAATATGGCGCAGAAATTTCTCGACTTGTAGATTGCAAGACTCCACTTGTTGAAGAAGGCCTCGCAGCAATTGCATGCGGAGCTTTCCATATCCGTTCAGGCGGTAAGCAGTACTTCAATACAACACCTCTTGGCCGCGCAGTCACCGGAACTCTTCTTGTTCGCGCGATGTTGCATGACAAAGTTGAAATCTGGGGCGACGGTTCCACATACAAGGGCAATGACATCGAGCGTTTCTATCGCTACGGACTTCTTGCCAACCCAAATCTTCGTATTTACAAGCCATGGCTAGATGCTGATTTCGTTCGCGAATTAGGTGGACGTAAAGAGATGTCTGAGTGGTTAGTTGCTAACAAGCTTCCGTATCGCGATAGCACCGAGAAGGCTTATTCAACAGATGCCAACATCTTGGGCGCAACACACGAAGCTAAGGACCTTGAAAACCTCGATGCTTCCATCGAAATTGTTACACCGATCATGGGCGTTAAGTTCTGGGATCCCAGCGTTTCGATTCCATCAGAAGATGTAAAGATTCAGTTTGTTCAAGGTCGCCCTGTTGCAATTAACGGTAAAGATTTCACCGATGTTGTGGCGCTCATGGATGAAGCCAACAAGATTGGTGGTCGCCATGGACTTGGAATGGCCGATCAGATCGAGAACCGCATCATCGAAGCAAAGTCTCGCGGAATTTATGAAGCACCAGGAATGGCGCTTCTCTTCATTGCTTACGAGCGTTTAGTTTCTGCAATTCACAACGAAGACACCATCGCGAATTACCACGCAGAAGGTCGTCGCCTTGGTCGCTTGCTCTACGAAGGTCGCTGGTTAGATCCGCAGAGCCTCATGCTCCGCGAATCATTGACTCGCTGGGTTGCATCTGCAATTACGGGTGAAGTCACCATTCGTCTGCGCCGCGGAGATGATTTCTCAATCATCAATACAACTGGACCGGCACTTAGCTATCACCCAGATAAATTGTCGATGGAGCGCACAGAAGACGCTGCATTTGGCCCAACAGATCGCATCGGACAGCTGACGATGCGCAACCTTGATATCGCAGATACTCGCGCCAAGCTCGAGATGTACCGCGATCAAGGCCAGCTAGGTGGCGGAGACTTCAACCTCATCAAGGAGCTAGAAAATTAA
- the hpf gene encoding ribosome hibernation-promoting factor, HPF/YfiA family → MKIIIHTRHAELASDFKEIAEEKLHSMERFSVVIDRIEVEVTHEANPRQGKNSHKVVITSHGSGPLLRAESLGFNDVAAFDDAIKSIELQIRRIHEKDKSHDRQTLRTMKVDLSD, encoded by the coding sequence GTGAAAATCATAATCCATACTCGACATGCAGAACTCGCATCAGACTTCAAAGAGATAGCAGAAGAGAAACTTCATTCAATGGAACGCTTTAGCGTCGTTATTGATCGCATTGAAGTAGAAGTTACCCACGAGGCGAATCCTCGACAAGGTAAGAATTCCCACAAAGTCGTTATTACATCGCATGGTTCAGGGCCTTTGCTTCGAGCCGAGTCATTGGGTTTCAATGATGTTGCTGCATTCGATGATGCGATAAAGAGTATTGAACTTCAAATTCGTCGAATTCATGAGAAAGATAAGAGCCATGATCGACAGACTCTGCGAACTATGAAAGTGGATTTAAGCGACTAA
- a CDS encoding DNA-3-methyladenine glycosylase family protein, with protein sequence MISESQMKKIVRDLAARDARLAKVIEAHPLCTLGRNPKPVTHFESLVESVISQQLAVKAADTIYGRVKGLAKGRMVPGRIAEISEIDMRAAGVSGAKFKTIQGLADAALSKRININKLHEIEDDQFVFDQLTSLWGIGPWTVDMFMMHQLSRLDIWPTGDLGVRRGWERMYSLKEEIEPKALEKKGEKFRPYRSVVAWYCWRAIS encoded by the coding sequence ATGATCTCCGAGTCGCAAATGAAGAAGATTGTGCGCGACTTAGCAGCACGTGATGCACGACTCGCCAAAGTGATTGAGGCACATCCTTTATGCACGTTAGGCAGAAACCCCAAGCCAGTCACCCACTTTGAATCTCTTGTTGAGTCAGTTATTTCACAACAATTAGCAGTAAAGGCTGCCGACACTATCTATGGCCGAGTAAAGGGTTTAGCTAAAGGTCGCATGGTTCCTGGTCGTATAGCCGAAATATCAGAGATAGATATGCGAGCAGCAGGGGTATCGGGTGCAAAGTTTAAAACTATCCAAGGTCTTGCCGATGCTGCACTTTCAAAGAGAATTAATATCAATAAGTTGCACGAAATTGAAGATGATCAATTCGTCTTTGATCAACTGACTTCGCTTTGGGGTATCGGACCATGGACTGTCGATATGTTTATGATGCATCAACTCAGCCGATTAGATATTTGGCCAACCGGCGACTTAGGCGTGCGTCGCGGCTGGGAGAGGATGTATTCGCTGAAGGAAGAGATTGAACCCAAAGCACTTGAAAAGAAGGGCGAGAAATTCCGCCCCTATCGAAGCGTTGTGGCGTGGTACTGCTGGAGAGCGATTAGTTAG
- a CDS encoding MalY/PatB family protein, giving the protein MHHLKALDLAELQTHRSEKWRAFPKEILPLPVAEMDFPVADPIRQTLREMIDHSDLGYLGSIPEMGLAFAGFAKRRWGWTVDPLQVRIAADVGVGVVEALRVITKPGDKILINQPVYPNFWTWSQETHLVEVDVPLTQSDAEVNGSHWILDWDGIEKAYASGIKVHLISNPHNPLGRVYTKEELSRLADLAKKHNVFVLSDEIHAPLTFAEQTFTPFLAVSDNAREVGITITAASKGWNIAGLKCAIIVTDNEKLHELLNGIAPATHYRASLLGAFATVTAFEKGEPWLNELMVQLDHNRNLVSQLIAEKTPGVGYLIPHCSYLAWLDLTSFNLGEDPSSVLLEKAKVAFVPGHRFGSQATQFVRLNFATSPEILEEAFNRLATVLR; this is encoded by the coding sequence ATGCATCACCTCAAGGCCCTTGATCTCGCTGAATTACAGACACATCGCAGCGAGAAATGGCGGGCCTTTCCCAAGGAAATCCTTCCGCTTCCTGTTGCTGAAATGGATTTCCCCGTAGCGGATCCAATTCGCCAAACTCTTCGCGAGATGATCGATCATTCTGATTTAGGTTATCTTGGATCGATTCCGGAAATGGGCCTAGCATTTGCAGGATTTGCGAAGCGTCGCTGGGGTTGGACAGTTGATCCGCTTCAAGTTCGCATTGCTGCCGATGTCGGCGTTGGTGTTGTTGAAGCACTTCGAGTAATTACAAAACCTGGCGATAAGATTTTAATTAATCAACCCGTCTATCCAAATTTTTGGACATGGTCTCAAGAGACGCATCTAGTAGAAGTTGATGTGCCTTTGACTCAATCTGATGCAGAAGTTAATGGAAGCCATTGGATTCTTGACTGGGATGGAATCGAAAAGGCATACGCATCTGGGATCAAGGTGCACCTGATCAGTAACCCCCACAATCCTCTCGGCCGCGTATATACGAAGGAAGAACTATCTCGACTCGCAGACTTAGCTAAGAAACACAACGTCTTCGTCCTGAGCGATGAAATTCATGCACCACTGACATTCGCTGAACAGACATTCACACCGTTCCTGGCTGTATCTGACAATGCGCGCGAAGTCGGAATCACGATCACCGCAGCGAGCAAGGGTTGGAATATTGCCGGCCTTAAGTGCGCAATCATCGTTACCGATAATGAGAAGCTGCATGAGCTTCTTAATGGGATCGCGCCGGCAACCCATTACAGAGCCTCCCTACTTGGAGCATTTGCCACAGTGACCGCCTTCGAAAAAGGCGAGCCGTGGCTCAACGAACTCATGGTTCAACTAGATCACAACAGAAATTTGGTTTCCCAACTGATCGCAGAGAAGACTCCCGGAGTTGGTTATCTGATCCCGCATTGCTCATATTTGGCGTGGCTTGATCTCACCTCATTCAATTTAGGAGAAGATCCATCAAGTGTTTTGCTTGAAAAAGCGAAGGTCGCCTTTGTTCCTGGCCATCGTTTCGGCTCACAAGCAACGCAATTTGTGCGCCTCAACTTTGCAACAAGCCCTGAAATTCTTGAAGAGGCCTTCAATCGCCTCGCCACAGTTCTACGCTAA
- a CDS encoding FKBP-type peptidyl-prolyl cis-trans isomerase, with product MSGSDSTVLPVVSAVAGQAPTISKPEGTPPAELTFSDVIVGTGAEVLPTSTLTVHYTLMAWSTGQIIESSWSGQPATFPLAQVVEGWQKGLPGAKAGGRRLLILPPSMGYGASGSGPIGPNETLIFSVDIIGVA from the coding sequence ATGTCAGGATCAGATTCAACAGTGCTTCCAGTAGTTTCAGCAGTTGCTGGCCAGGCACCAACTATTTCAAAGCCTGAAGGAACTCCTCCAGCAGAGCTCACCTTCTCAGATGTCATCGTCGGAACTGGCGCAGAAGTTCTTCCTACTTCAACGCTGACTGTTCATTACACACTTATGGCATGGTCAACAGGACAGATCATTGAATCTTCTTGGAGCGGACAGCCTGCAACATTCCCATTGGCACAAGTTGTTGAGGGATGGCAGAAAGGTTTGCCAGGAGCAAAGGCAGGCGGACGTCGCCTACTTATCTTGCCTCCATCAATGGGTTACGGCGCATCTGGTTCAGGGCCAATTGGACCGAATGAGACTTTGATTTTCTCAGTCGACATCATTGGCGTTGCATAA
- a CDS encoding response regulator transcription factor produces MSQLIMVIDDEAGVRDLLGDALKLAGFETVTAPDAMVAQTLLRTTKPDLLIVDINMPMMDGFEFVERIRSNGDNTPALMLSARGDRADITRGLTLGADDYVTKPFGLEELVLRIKAILRRSQFTVATSASLSCGPISLDSDSHQVTFNDEVVDLSPTEFRLLHVLLESKGRVLSKTYLLDEVWGITFESESTVVDTYISYLRKKLHRDGFEGIRTVRGVGFQLQAEKK; encoded by the coding sequence ATGAGCCAATTAATTATGGTGATCGATGATGAAGCAGGAGTCCGTGATTTATTGGGCGATGCTCTCAAGTTGGCTGGTTTTGAGACCGTGACCGCACCTGATGCAATGGTCGCGCAGACCCTTCTTCGGACGACAAAGCCCGATCTGCTCATTGTCGATATCAATATGCCGATGATGGATGGATTTGAATTTGTTGAGCGAATCCGCAGCAATGGCGATAACACTCCAGCGCTGATGTTGAGCGCACGTGGCGATCGCGCAGATATCACTCGCGGGCTGACGCTAGGTGCCGACGATTACGTGACCAAACCATTTGGCCTCGAAGAGCTCGTTCTTCGCATCAAAGCGATTCTGCGCCGATCGCAATTCACTGTGGCTACTTCTGCAAGTCTTTCTTGCGGTCCAATATCTCTGGATAGCGATTCGCATCAGGTCACTTTCAATGATGAAGTTGTCGATCTTTCACCCACTGAATTTAGATTGCTCCATGTTCTTCTCGAAAGTAAAGGTCGCGTATTGAGCAAGACCTATCTGCTAGACGAAGTCTGGGGAATTACCTTCGAGTCCGAGAGCACCGTGGTTGATACCTATATTTCTTACCTTCGCAAGAAGTTGCATAGAGATGGCTTTGAAGGCATCCGAACTGTCAGAGGAGTTGGCTTTCAGCTTCAAGCGGAGAAGAAGTGA
- a CDS encoding trans-sulfuration enzyme family protein produces MSNENLHPETLAISSGRPGHEAGEGINVPISLNSTFVAGGPINYGRTGNETWQPLEEAISALEEATSTLLFSSGMAAITAAFSLLPHGAPVVASHEGYSGTMALLKRYHAEGRLEVRFVDITDTKEVIAQLQGAAFLWVESPTNPGLGIAEVSVIIGEAKKRNMGVGFDNTFATPLNQKPLTFGADIVMHSVTKYLAGHSDVILGSLSVKDSALHARLQDARVSYGAIPGPFESWLGLRGIRTFPLRFEQAQKSAAELAKKLAGHNSVTNVRYPGFGAIVSFEITGDAAAAERVCDGASIITNATSLGGVETTWERRRRWALESDSVPENLIRLSVGCEHVEDLWRDIDTALSKA; encoded by the coding sequence ATGAGCAACGAGAACCTTCATCCCGAGACCCTTGCTATTTCATCGGGTCGCCCAGGCCATGAAGCCGGTGAAGGTATCAATGTTCCGATTTCGCTCAATTCAACATTTGTTGCTGGTGGCCCAATCAATTACGGACGTACAGGCAATGAAACCTGGCAGCCTCTTGAAGAAGCGATCAGCGCCCTCGAAGAAGCCACATCAACCCTGCTCTTCTCTTCTGGAATGGCTGCAATCACTGCTGCATTCTCACTTCTGCCTCACGGTGCGCCCGTTGTTGCATCCCACGAGGGTTACAGCGGAACGATGGCTCTGCTCAAGCGTTATCACGCAGAAGGACGACTTGAAGTTCGCTTCGTAGATATCACCGATACAAAGGAAGTTATTGCGCAATTGCAAGGCGCAGCTTTCTTATGGGTTGAATCTCCAACAAACCCTGGCCTTGGTATCGCTGAAGTTTCAGTCATTATTGGCGAAGCAAAGAAGCGCAATATGGGCGTTGGATTCGATAACACTTTCGCTACCCCGCTTAATCAGAAACCACTTACCTTCGGTGCAGATATCGTGATGCATTCAGTAACAAAGTATTTAGCTGGCCATAGCGATGTCATCCTTGGCTCACTTTCAGTGAAGGACTCAGCGCTGCATGCTCGTCTGCAAGATGCACGAGTCTCATACGGCGCTATCCCTGGTCCATTTGAATCATGGCTCGGCCTCCGAGGCATTCGCACATTCCCACTTCGCTTTGAACAGGCACAGAAGAGCGCCGCAGAATTAGCCAAGAAATTGGCAGGACATAACTCTGTTACCAATGTTCGTTATCCAGGCTTCGGCGCAATCGTCTCCTTCGAGATCACTGGAGATGCTGCTGCAGCTGAACGCGTATGCGATGGTGCATCCATCATCACCAATGCGACAAGCCTTGGGGGAGTTGAGACCACATGGGAACGTCGTCGCCGTTGGGCACTTGAAAGCGACAGCGTTCCTGAAAATCTCATCCGCCTCTCTGTTGGATGCGAACATGTTGAAGATTTGTGGCGAGATATCGACACCGCTCTTTCTAAGGCGTAA
- a CDS encoding WhiB family transcriptional regulator: protein MDWRHQSACREEDPELFFPVGNTGPAITQIEEAKKVCNRCIVKDPCLAWALESGQDAGVWGGLSEDERRALKRRAARNRARLAESGQ from the coding sequence ATGGACTGGAGACATCAATCTGCATGTCGTGAAGAAGATCCAGAGCTCTTCTTCCCTGTCGGAAATACTGGACCTGCCATTACTCAGATCGAAGAGGCGAAGAAGGTCTGCAATCGCTGCATCGTGAAGGATCCATGTCTTGCATGGGCGCTTGAATCTGGACAAGATGCTGGCGTCTGGGGCGGTCTCTCTGAAGATGAACGTCGCGCATTGAAGCGTCGTGCTGCACGAAATCGTGCACGACTAGCTGAGAGTGGTCAGTAA
- a CDS encoding glycoside hydrolase family 13 protein produces MSKTTKKTSGLSQDKNWWRQAAIYQIYPRSFADSNGDGIGDIKGITSRIPYLKSLAIDAVWLSPFYPSALADGGYDVDDYRDVDPKLGTLADFDEMLAGLHKEGIRVFVDIVPNHSSNLHEWFKEALAAKPGSKARERYIFRDGKGANGELPPSDWVSHFAPSSWTHESTFGGKNNQWFLHWFAPEQPDFNWENREVQKDFLKTLKFWSDRGVDGFRIDVAHGLAKDLSEPFRSMPVHEGLEQRGNKGKGIWGDRNEVFAIYKEWRKLFNQYDPPRVAVAEAFVHPERLPLYASTKTLGQCFDFRFIETPFEAHAYKVATKEAIELAQKNKSSCTWTLSNHDQIRHATKMGLNPAVNRRSWMLSNGTSHPLDKESGTANALAASIYILGLPGSTYMYQGEELGLHEVTDIPESEIQDPQYLRNLKVDKGRDGCRVPLPWTASGSSFGFGSGGAHLPQPKWFADYAVEVEEKDESSPLAIYRKALSLRKELQTKEEIKWHKTTDISVLHYSRPNGWNVIINFRAENYQMPKGELLLSTRPVVNGKIPAGTTVWFKKK; encoded by the coding sequence ATGTCGAAAACAACAAAGAAGACTTCAGGGCTCTCTCAAGATAAGAACTGGTGGCGCCAAGCTGCCATCTACCAGATCTACCCACGCAGCTTCGCTGATTCAAATGGCGACGGCATCGGCGATATCAAGGGAATCACTTCACGCATTCCTTACTTGAAGTCGCTCGCTATCGATGCTGTGTGGTTGAGCCCTTTCTATCCATCAGCACTCGCTGACGGCGGTTACGACGTTGATGATTATCGCGATGTAGATCCAAAGCTTGGAACGCTTGCCGATTTTGATGAAATGCTCGCAGGACTTCATAAAGAGGGAATTCGCGTATTCGTAGATATCGTTCCAAACCACTCTTCAAATTTGCACGAATGGTTTAAAGAAGCACTCGCTGCCAAGCCGGGATCAAAGGCGCGCGAGCGTTACATCTTCCGCGATGGCAAGGGTGCAAATGGCGAACTCCCACCATCAGACTGGGTTTCACACTTCGCCCCATCTTCATGGACACACGAATCAACATTTGGTGGAAAGAACAATCAGTGGTTCCTTCACTGGTTCGCACCCGAACAACCAGACTTCAACTGGGAAAATCGTGAAGTTCAGAAAGATTTCCTTAAGACTCTTAAGTTCTGGTCAGATCGCGGCGTCGACGGATTCCGTATCGACGTTGCACACGGATTGGCGAAAGATCTTTCAGAGCCTTTCCGCAGCATGCCTGTCCACGAAGGACTCGAACAGCGCGGAAATAAGGGCAAGGGCATCTGGGGCGATCGCAATGAAGTCTTTGCAATCTATAAGGAGTGGCGCAAACTCTTCAATCAATACGACCCACCACGCGTTGCAGTAGCTGAAGCATTTGTGCACCCAGAGCGTCTTCCGCTCTACGCAAGCACAAAGACCTTGGGCCAGTGCTTTGATTTCCGCTTTATTGAAACTCCATTTGAAGCTCACGCATATAAAGTTGCGACGAAAGAAGCGATTGAACTTGCGCAGAAGAATAAATCTTCGTGCACCTGGACACTTTCAAACCATGACCAGATTCGCCATGCGACCAAGATGGGCCTCAACCCTGCAGTAAATCGTCGTAGCTGGATGCTTTCAAATGGAACTTCACACCCGCTCGATAAGGAATCCGGTACAGCCAATGCTCTTGCAGCATCTATTTATATCTTGGGTCTTCCAGGCTCTACCTATATGTATCAGGGCGAAGAACTTGGCCTTCATGAAGTAACTGATATTCCTGAAAGTGAAATCCAGGATCCTCAGTACCTTCGTAACCTCAAGGTTGATAAGGGTCGCGATGGATGTCGCGTCCCACTGCCTTGGACTGCATCAGGTTCATCATTTGGTTTCGGTTCTGGTGGAGCTCATTTGCCACAGCCAAAGTGGTTTGCGGATTACGCGGTTGAGGTTGAGGAGAAGGATGAAAGCTCACCGCTAGCGATTTATCGCAAAGCTCTTTCGCTACGCAAGGAACTTCAGACGAAAGAAGAGATTAAGTGGCATAAGACCACGGATATCTCGGTTCTTCACTACTCGCGACCAAATGGTTGGAATGTGATTATCAACTTCCGCGCAGAAAATTACCAAATGCCAAAGGGCGAGCTACTGCTTTCAACTCGCCCCGTGGTTAATGGAAAAATCCCTGCAGGTACAACTGTTTGGTTTAAGAAGAAGTAA
- a CDS encoding sensor histidine kinase: MKFSSSSRISIVTVLLLTLITVGVGGFSVLHSQGAEIDKVDRTLNFVAQSAFENPTQPVGAALFAIEQSGLDITLSFLTHEGDETLIHESSLNYLGAPDFPTVERASMVPVRIPGSAPYRFRSVLVEGGDFIIIARSTDDLDSNFRSNLQSLAAFTFVIDTLAALLLFFYFRRINRRDETASLARMQEFLGDASHELRTPLTVIKGYVEMLSKNQLKEDSDKERAFNRVGNEIQRMETLVQDLLLLAELGESGARDIEKIDLSEILNSHGTDFITLNPERKVTLAISQRITIEASRDYMARFIQNALTNIVRHTDNDVAVNISLTTHGKTAELIIEDAGKGLPASAYREDIRSLNRFDKSRSRENGGSGLGMSIMSAVIQKLGGRFSLRKSSLGGLAIVVELPVVKD; encoded by the coding sequence GTGAAATTTTCCTCATCTTCGCGCATCAGTATCGTCACCGTTCTACTGCTTACTTTAATTACTGTCGGAGTCGGAGGCTTCTCAGTCCTGCATTCGCAAGGAGCTGAGATTGATAAGGTCGATCGCACTCTTAATTTTGTTGCTCAATCCGCATTCGAGAATCCCACACAACCTGTTGGTGCTGCCCTCTTTGCTATTGAGCAATCTGGATTAGATATCACCCTCAGCTTTTTAACTCACGAAGGGGATGAGACGCTCATTCATGAGTCATCTCTTAATTACTTAGGTGCTCCCGATTTTCCAACTGTAGAGCGTGCATCGATGGTGCCAGTTCGAATTCCTGGAAGTGCTCCCTATCGATTTAGATCTGTTCTCGTTGAAGGTGGCGATTTCATCATCATTGCGCGCTCAACTGATGATTTAGATTCGAACTTCCGCTCAAATCTTCAATCACTTGCAGCCTTCACCTTTGTCATCGACACATTGGCCGCGCTCCTCCTCTTCTTTTATTTCAGGCGAATCAATCGTCGCGATGAGACAGCCTCCCTTGCGCGCATGCAAGAGTTCTTAGGAGATGCATCCCACGAGCTTCGAACTCCTTTGACGGTGATTAAGGGATATGTTGAAATGCTCAGCAAGAATCAGCTAAAGGAAGATTCAGATAAGGAACGTGCATTTAATCGCGTAGGTAACGAGATTCAGCGTATGGAGACTCTGGTTCAAGATCTACTGCTCCTTGCAGAACTGGGGGAGAGCGGGGCTCGAGATATTGAAAAGATTGACCTGAGCGAGATCCTGAACTCCCATGGCACTGATTTCATCACTTTAAATCCTGAGCGTAAAGTGACGCTGGCAATTTCGCAGAGAATTACCATTGAAGCTTCACGCGATTACATGGCGAGGTTTATTCAAAACGCTCTTACAAATATTGTTCGTCATACAGATAACGATGTTGCTGTAAACATTTCACTCACCACACATGGAAAAACAGCAGAGCTAATAATCGAAGATGCCGGCAAGGGGCTACCCGCAAGCGCTTACCGTGAAGATATTCGTTCACTCAATCGATTTGATAAATCTCGCTCTCGTGAAAACGGTGGCTCTGGGCTGGGAATGAGCATCATGTCTGCAGTCATTCAAAAGCTCGGCGGAAGATTCTCCCTACGCAAGAGTTCTTTAGGTGGCCTTGCAATCGTGGTCGAATTACCTGTCGTTAAAGACTAA
- a CDS encoding class I SAM-dependent methyltransferase has translation MSDQNLEATFSEFEALFSHTDSLVRVVLSGRRRNMQTPNERIDIRPVALKDGIALQVSHSDGRQMTSKNYAPADAPFAQLIRAGFANILLEHTEGSLALRITKKGEPLVHRESAKREQDLSHDRTKSRLLDASDPYLVAIGISDAKGHVKPSKMDKYKQVEEFLRLLMPTLTAAISAGQIHQPSENNPLTIVDLGCGHAYLTFAAHQYLRSQGMAVKVIGIDVRTAARDRNNEIARQLGIDKTIEFRAEEIADTTIRNADISIALHACDTATDDAIAWTINSDAKLALIAPCCHHDIQAQMNEIPEPWSLITRNGIMKERLGDLLTDALRMQIMKLRGYRVEAIEFIGGEHTPRNLMIRAVKTGAIADQAETRKYEELIGLWKVKPVLASLLKPLD, from the coding sequence GTGAGCGATCAGAATTTAGAAGCGACCTTCTCTGAATTCGAAGCGCTCTTTTCCCATACCGATTCATTAGTGCGCGTTGTGCTTTCCGGTCGTCGCCGCAATATGCAGACCCCCAATGAGCGCATTGATATCCGCCCTGTTGCTCTTAAAGACGGTATTGCTCTTCAAGTCAGCCATAGCGATGGCAGACAAATGACTTCAAAGAATTATGCGCCCGCCGATGCTCCATTTGCTCAACTGATTCGCGCTGGTTTTGCCAACATATTGCTTGAGCACACCGAAGGTTCGTTAGCTCTGCGAATTACTAAGAAGGGCGAGCCACTCGTTCATCGCGAGAGCGCAAAGCGCGAACAAGATCTTTCGCACGATCGAACTAAATCTCGCTTACTAGATGCATCCGATCCATATTTAGTTGCCATTGGAATTTCAGATGCCAAAGGCCATGTAAAGCCAAGCAAGATGGATAAGTACAAGCAGGTGGAAGAGTTCCTGCGCCTTTTGATGCCTACATTAACCGCAGCAATTTCTGCAGGACAGATTCACCAGCCATCTGAAAATAATCCGCTCACCATCGTCGATCTTGGCTGTGGGCATGCTTATCTGACTTTCGCGGCACATCAATATCTACGTTCGCAAGGCATGGCGGTAAAGGTAATCGGTATCGACGTCCGTACGGCTGCTCGCGATCGAAATAACGAGATTGCTCGTCAACTAGGCATTGATAAGACAATTGAATTCCGCGCAGAGGAGATCGCCGATACAACTATTAGAAACGCTGATATTTCTATCGCCCTGCATGCTTGTGACACAGCAACGGATGATGCAATCGCATGGACGATAAACTCCGATGCAAAGCTTGCGCTGATTGCTCCATGCTGCCATCACGATATTCAGGCCCAGATGAATGAGATTCCTGAACCCTGGTCGCTCATCACACGTAATGGAATTATGAAAGAACGTCTGGGCGATCTGCTCACAGATGCTCTACGTATGCAGATTATGAAATTGCGCGGATATCGCGTTGAAGCAATTGAATTTATTGGGGGAGAACATACGCCGCGAAATCTCATGATTCGAGCGGTGAAGACAGGGGCTATCGCCGATCAGGCTGAAACTCGTAAGTACGAAGAGTTGATTGGTCTCTGGAAAGTAAAACCTGTTCTCGCCTCACTTCTGAAGCCGTTAGACTGA
- the msrA gene encoding peptide-methionine (S)-S-oxide reductase MsrA gives MNSSEKAYFATGCFWGAERRFWNIDGVIETSVGYMGGVRPNPSYEQVCTGVTGHAEMVEVTFDPTRVSYRRLLEEFWVMHDPTSLNRQGGDIGTQYRSAIFTTSESQKLQAEVTRDVYQAALTREGIDQIVTEILSAEGVPYYLAEEYHQKYLQKNPNGYDCHSSTGVAFPALAN, from the coding sequence ATGAACAGTTCAGAGAAAGCATATTTTGCAACCGGTTGCTTCTGGGGCGCAGAACGTCGATTCTGGAATATCGATGGCGTAATCGAGACAAGTGTTGGTTATATGGGTGGAGTTCGACCAAATCCTTCATATGAACAAGTCTGCACCGGCGTCACTGGCCATGCAGAAATGGTTGAAGTCACCTTTGATCCAACTCGTGTGAGCTACCGCAGATTGCTTGAAGAGTTCTGGGTGATGCACGATCCGACATCGCTTAATCGCCAAGGTGGAGATATCGGAACTCAATATCGCAGCGCCATCTTCACGACCTCTGAATCACAAAAGCTTCAAGCCGAGGTAACTCGCGATGTCTATCAAGCAGCTCTCACTCGCGAAGGCATTGATCAGATTGTCACCGAAATCTTGAGCGCTGAAGGAGTTCCGTATTACCTTGCTGAGGAATACCACCAGAAGTATCTGCAGAAGAATCCCAACGGATATGACTGCCACTCATCGACCGGTGTGGCATTTCCAGCGCTTGCTAACTAA